In one Thermococcus sp. 2319x1 genomic region, the following are encoded:
- the priS gene encoding DNA primase catalytic subunit PriS — MSTLFREVSKEERIKYYSEEWSSKKIPKFILDTLESREFGFDHTGEGPNDRKNVFQDVKDLEDYVRITAPYSIYSSVALYSDPKNMGGWLGAELVFDIDAKDLPLKRCNHEAGMVCPICLEDAKELAKDTLVILREDFGFENIHVVYSGRGYHIRVLDEWALELDSKARERILSYISSAEEVTFEDIQERKILLSSGYYRVFRLRFGYFIKRISEYHLRNIGLNKKQISMIMENRDEIYENFARKALLTAFPQGIGYKTLLRLFSLSTTFSKAYFDGRVTVDVKRIFRLPSSLHSKVGLIATYIGNRERDLESFDPFKNAVPKFREKEVKEAYEAWKESMEDNL; from the coding sequence ATGAGCACTCTATTTAGGGAAGTCAGCAAAGAGGAGAGGATAAAATACTACTCAGAGGAATGGAGTTCAAAGAAAATTCCAAAGTTTATTTTGGATACCCTGGAAAGTAGAGAGTTTGGGTTCGATCATACCGGTGAAGGCCCCAATGACAGAAAAAATGTATTTCAAGATGTTAAAGACCTGGAAGATTATGTAAGAATTACAGCTCCCTATTCAATCTACTCCAGCGTGGCACTGTATAGTGATCCAAAAAATATGGGTGGCTGGCTCGGGGCGGAACTGGTTTTTGACATAGATGCAAAGGATCTTCCCTTGAAGAGGTGTAATCATGAAGCAGGTATGGTATGTCCGATATGCCTTGAAGATGCCAAGGAATTAGCCAAAGATACCCTCGTTATTCTAAGAGAAGACTTTGGATTTGAGAACATCCACGTTGTTTATTCTGGGAGAGGTTATCATATTAGGGTTTTAGATGAGTGGGCACTTGAGTTAGATTCAAAAGCTAGAGAAAGGATTTTGAGCTATATTTCCAGTGCTGAAGAAGTTACTTTCGAAGATATTCAGGAAAGAAAAATATTGTTGTCTTCGGGTTATTATAGGGTTTTTAGATTGAGGTTCGGTTATTTTATTAAGAGAATCTCTGAATATCACTTGAGGAACATTGGTTTGAATAAGAAACAAATCAGCATGATAATGGAGAACAGGGATGAGATTTATGAGAATTTTGCAAGAAAAGCTCTATTGACGGCCTTCCCACAGGGAATTGGATACAAGACCCTTTTAAGATTGTTTAGCTTATCTACAACATTTTCAAAAGCATACTTTGATGGGAGGGTAACTGTTGATGTAAAGAGGATTTTTCGTTTGCCTTCTTCTCTTCATTCAAAGGTAGGTCTCATTGCCACATATATAGGTAACCGTGAGAGAGATCTAGAGTCCTTTGATCCCTTTAAAAACGCCGTTCCTAAGTTTAGAGAAAAAGAAGTCAAAGAAGCCTACGAGGCATGGAAGGAGAGTATGGAGGACAATTTATGA
- the priL gene encoding DNA primase large subunit PriL: MLDPFGRRAQELLNEFDTINELLEIIPNYLDMELALERVRWVNTGRIPDYLLTLNDWKDLISFYALLGALAFSPYGVEMELVREANLKIYLRKIELSESFEELALPLEKTSENEIPKRDKTIIEKTLHEELPPEEKDKIILKYKIPLKEFLSLNEGSLKDFYIRKGYVYLNRAQVIELWKKSFEKNLEKAVNILYDIREDLPHYYVELYSRLSELAREYFKERVEKFNTTAQPLHFDLFPPCVKIALGGVPSGLRNYAITVLLTSFLSYARICPNPPKRDVKVKDCVKDLKVIKEEILPLIIQAGNRCKPPLFQDQPNEIKNIWYHLGFGYTLEPSLEDSGNSTWYFPPNCEKIRSSAPQLCKPDKDCRYIKNPLTYYLRKLYLSKKKGEGEENEHSI, from the coding sequence ATGTTGGATCCATTCGGGAGACGGGCCCAGGAGTTGTTGAATGAATTTGATACCATTAACGAGCTACTTGAGATTATCCCTAACTATTTGGACATGGAACTGGCTCTAGAAAGAGTTCGGTGGGTGAATACCGGTAGAATCCCAGATTATCTGCTAACTTTGAATGATTGGAAGGATTTGATAAGCTTTTATGCTCTTTTAGGCGCTTTGGCATTTTCTCCCTACGGGGTGGAGATGGAACTGGTTAGAGAGGCAAACTTAAAGATATATCTGAGGAAGATAGAATTGTCGGAAAGCTTTGAGGAGCTTGCACTTCCCTTGGAGAAAACATCGGAGAATGAAATTCCGAAGAGGGACAAGACAATAATTGAGAAAACTCTTCATGAAGAATTGCCCCCCGAAGAAAAGGATAAAATAATCCTCAAATACAAGATACCTCTAAAAGAATTCCTTTCCTTGAATGAAGGGTCTCTTAAAGATTTTTACATAAGAAAGGGGTATGTGTATTTAAACAGAGCGCAAGTGATTGAGCTGTGGAAGAAGAGCTTTGAGAAAAACCTTGAAAAAGCTGTTAACATTCTTTATGATATCAGAGAAGACTTACCTCACTACTACGTGGAACTTTATTCTAGGCTAAGTGAGCTTGCCCGGGAATACTTTAAAGAAAGGGTTGAGAAATTCAACACCACCGCTCAGCCTTTGCATTTTGATCTCTTTCCTCCATGTGTTAAAATAGCCTTGGGTGGAGTTCCAAGCGGATTGAGGAACTATGCCATAACAGTATTACTGACCTCTTTCTTAAGCTATGCCCGAATATGTCCTAACCCTCCCAAGAGGGACGTTAAAGTGAAAGACTGCGTTAAAGATCTAAAGGTAATAAAGGAAGAAATTTTACCCTTGATAATTCAAGCGGGCAATAGATGTAAGCCGCCCCTCTTTCAGGATCAGCCAAATGAGATTAAGAACATATGGTATCACTTGGGTTTTGGCTATACGCTGGAACCGAGTTTAGAGGACAGTGGAAATTCAACGTGGTATTTCCCTCCTAATTGTGAAAAAATACGCTCTAGTGCTCCTCAGCTCTGCAAGCCAGATAAAGACTGCAGGTACATCAAAAATCCATTGACTTACTATCTGAGAAAACTGTATTTAAGTAAAAAGAAAGGTGAAGGTGAAGAGAATGAGCACTCTATTTAG
- a CDS encoding ATPase domain-containing protein gives MVDDFSRRRVKSGIPGFDDLIGGGFPEESTVLITGSTGTGKTTFVAQYIYKGAEEYGEPGVLVTLEERAKDIRKEMAQFGWDFKKYEKEGLIAVVDGVSAISGIPSEERFVLEDRINVDNFLRYIYRVVKAINAKRLAIDSIPSLAFRLQDEREIRGVLLKLNTILLEMGVTTLITTEAPDPKAGRISRYGIEEYIARGVVILDLQEKNIELKRYLLIRKMRGTRHSMRKYPFEITDRGVVVYPSGEIY, from the coding sequence ATGGTAGACGATTTTTCTAGGAGGAGGGTGAAGAGTGGAATCCCAGGATTCGATGATTTAATTGGAGGGGGATTCCCCGAGGAATCAACCGTCCTTATCACAGGTAGCACTGGAACCGGAAAAACTACTTTTGTGGCCCAATATATATACAAAGGCGCAGAAGAATATGGAGAGCCGGGAGTCTTAGTAACCTTGGAAGAGAGAGCGAAAGACATCAGGAAAGAGATGGCACAGTTCGGATGGGACTTCAAAAAATACGAAAAGGAAGGATTAATAGCAGTTGTAGATGGTGTTAGCGCAATTTCTGGAATACCCTCTGAAGAAAGATTTGTTTTGGAAGATAGGATTAACGTGGATAACTTTTTGAGGTACATATACCGGGTTGTTAAGGCAATAAACGCGAAAAGACTTGCTATCGATTCTATTCCCTCCCTAGCCTTTAGACTTCAAGACGAGAGAGAAATTAGAGGAGTTCTCTTAAAGTTAAACACAATCCTTCTTGAAATGGGCGTCACAACACTCATAACCACAGAGGCTCCAGATCCAAAAGCTGGAAGAATAAGCAGATATGGAATAGAGGAGTATATCGCAAGGGGTGTTGTTATTCTCGATCTTCAAGAGAAAAATATAGAACTTAAACGTTATCTTCTCATCAGAAAGATGAGGGGAACCAGGCATTCTATGAGAAAATATCCCTTTGAGATAACTGATCGCGGAGTTGTTGTATATCCCAGTGGTGAAATTTACTGA
- a CDS encoding RAD55 family ATPase: MLNIELGFSTQGEIEERVERVPTGIIDPLLMGGIPRGSVVLLIGDPKSGKTTFITQFMYNQLISGANVIGLLVDVSRYEFISNALDFGWGLMGYLNDKLYILDAYTQRLRGGPKFSFTEEVIPDIRDTSQVVDIIKDLTTKIILDNPNVDNPPVIGTVSSLTPMFFEAEKRQIYKFLEDLKAFAHKNKQVWIIEMNSGVEEPHVETIIKAIVDGIIEMKLFEEEKTLRRYLRVYGMRRTRHVLSWIPYEITENGIVLQSQSL; encoded by the coding sequence ATGTTGAATATAGAGTTAGGTTTTTCCACCCAAGGGGAAATAGAAGAAAGAGTAGAACGAGTTCCCACGGGTATAATCGACCCCCTATTAATGGGGGGAATACCAAGGGGTAGTGTTGTTTTGTTAATTGGAGATCCAAAATCAGGTAAAACCACTTTTATAACCCAGTTTATGTATAATCAGCTTATCTCTGGGGCGAATGTTATAGGACTTCTCGTCGATGTTTCCAGATATGAATTCATAAGCAATGCACTAGATTTTGGATGGGGATTAATGGGATATTTAAACGATAAGCTCTATATCCTCGATGCATATACCCAAAGACTGCGTGGTGGGCCAAAATTCTCATTTACGGAGGAGGTAATACCAGATATTAGGGATACCTCTCAAGTAGTAGATATAATAAAAGATTTAACAACCAAGATAATTTTAGACAATCCCAACGTTGATAATCCCCCGGTAATTGGAACAGTTTCGTCCTTGACCCCCATGTTCTTTGAAGCTGAAAAGAGGCAGATATATAAGTTCCTGGAAGATCTGAAAGCATTCGCCCATAAAAACAAGCAAGTGTGGATAATAGAAATGAATTCAGGAGTGGAAGAACCCCACGTTGAAACAATAATCAAAGCGATAGTGGATGGAATCATAGAGATGAAGTTATTTGAGGAAGAAAAGACTTTGAGAAGGTATTTGAGAGTCTACGGGATGAGAAGAACACGTCATGTTCTTTCTTGGATTCCTTACGAAATAACAGAGAATGGAATCGTACTGCAGAGTCAAAGTTTGTAG